From a single Sorghum bicolor cultivar BTx623 chromosome 5, Sorghum_bicolor_NCBIv3, whole genome shotgun sequence genomic region:
- the LOC110435817 gene encoding uncharacterized protein LOC110435817, which translates to MILLLTMGALEEGAGSGRRCIRGTAQVWRWGSGGTGARTHPSPKKSVKKLFLDGDTNKDVRDNSETKTLKNVNRKSAQLKIVDRRRMIKVLLPLQAGQRMLFWFLGTLYMYSLMIASVFGSAF; encoded by the exons ATGATCCTGCTCTTGACCATGGGTGCCCTTGAG GAGGGTGCAGGCAGCGGTCGGAGGTGTATACGTGGGACTGCTCAAGTGTGGCGCTGGGGATCAGGAGGTACTGGTGCCAG AACTCACCCATCACCCAAAAAATCTGTGAAGAAACTTTTCTTAGATGGAGATACCAACAAAGATGTTCGTGACAACTCGGAAACCAAGACACTGAAAAATGTGAATAGGAAAAG tgcacaactgaagatagttGATcggagaaggatgatcaaggtgcTTTTGCCTCTACAAGCTGGACAACGGATGCTCTTTTGGTTTCTCGGTACTTTATATATGTACTCTCTAATGATCGCCAGTGTATTTGGATCGGCATTCTAA
- the LOC8083165 gene encoding protein COFACTOR ASSEMBLY OF COMPLEX C SUBUNIT B CCB1, chloroplastic yields MDATTAAAARRLLLPLRALPPAPPRGAAVSARPRRRHGPRRRVRAAPARASLDSAAVLLDAAAAVAAGGTGYSQASYYTSLGLFVLSVPGLWSLIKRSVKSKIVQKTFIKEEGQSMAPNQVAGEILSFFTRNNFTVSDRGEVITFEGTMIPSRGQAALLTFCTCISLGSVGLVLSIAVPEGGNNWFWLMTLSPLAGVYYWTKASRKEEIKVKMILSDDGSLSEILVQGDDVQVEQMRKELKFSEKGMIYVKGIFET; encoded by the exons AtggacgccaccaccgccgcggctgcgaggcgcctcctcctcccgctCCGCGCcctgccgccggcgccgccgcggggcGCGGCGGTCTCCGCGCGCCCCCGGCGGCGACACGGTCCGAGGAGGAGAGTCCGTGCCGCCCCGGCGCGCGCGTCGCTGGACAGCGCCGCGGTCCTGCTCGACGCCGCGGCCGCGGTGGCCGCCGGCGGGACAGGGTACTCGCAGGCGAGCTACTACACGTCGCTGGGGCTGTTCGTTCTCTCCGTGCCGGGGCTGTGGTCCCTCATCAAGCGCTCCGTCAAGTCCAAG ATTGTGCAAAAGACATTtatcaaagaggaagggcagtcGATGGCGCCAAATCAGGTGGCTGGAGAGATCCTGTCGTTCTTCACCCGCAACAATTTCACCGTCTCAGACCGTGGGGAGGTCATCAC ATTTGAGGGCACAATGATACCAAGCAGAGGGCAGGCAGCGCTGCTAACCTTCTGCACCTGCATTAGCCTTGGGAGTGTTGGGCTCGTTCTATCAATCGCTGTCCCAGAAGGTGGCAACAACTGGTTCTGGCTTATGACCCTAAGCCCCTTGGC GGGAGTGTACTACTGGACAAAAGCGTCAAGGAAAGAAGAGATCAAGGTCAAGATGATCCTATCCGACGATGGGAGCTTATCTGAGATCCTTGTGCAGGGTGATGACGTCCAAGTTGAGCAGATGAGGAAGGAGCTCAAGTTCAGCGAGAAGGGGATGATATATGTGAAGGGCATCTTTGAGACATGA
- the LOC8083163 gene encoding uncharacterized protein LOC8083163 has product MADMGKPQQMEVRNHDAITGEGSSCSAAEIKPDSHCGEIVGSQVQLPEDILHRIHALMPMRDAAQAACVSLAFLRSWRCYPNLIISVDSLCINEYGSRYDELTTDFITRVEHIMQNHSGMGVKEFRLQSYPCSTIDPSYLDHWIQVAMTPGIKEFELSLFEIGDIKYSFPCSLLSTERGSSIQSLMLSGCSIHSTAQVGCMSSLTNLNLYEVDISGEELLCFLSNSCALEKISLSNCNNIICLEIPSQLQKLNILSVLDCQMLEMIDSNAPNLSTFSCTGHQIHISLGHALQVKEIRFDCHYSSNALYYAITNLPFIVPNLQTLFLSTIDETINTPMTLGKFLQLKFLEITLSASNFSPDFDFSSLVSFLDASPALETFILRISMPTIRHDSILEDPDGDSSLLQCLSDCYHDNLKNVMITGFCSAKSMVQLTIHIMQKARSLDCLTLDTTRGHDRRFANIDRCWPLTEEALVEAGKARVAIERYIEAGVPPSVNLKIIEPCSKCTYR; this is encoded by the exons ATGGCGGACATGGGGAAACCTCAGCAGATGGAGGTGCGCAACCATGATGCGATAACTG GTGAGGGGTCGTCCTGTTCGGCTGCTGAAATAAAGCCTGATTCTCACTGCGGCGAAATAGTTGGATCGCAGGTCCAGCTTCCAGAG GACATTCTTCATCGGATACACGCCCTTATGCCAATGCGAGATGCTGCTCAGGCTGCCTGCGTGTCTCTTGCTTTCCTGCGTTCTTGGAGATGCTATCCCAATCTCATCATTTCTGTTGATTCACTATGCATAAATGAATATGGATCTCGGTATGATGAATTAACAACAGATTTTATCACTAGAGTTGAGCACATTATGCAGAATCACTCTGGCATGGGAGTGAAGGAATTTAGACTACAAAGCTACCCTTGTTCCACTATAGATCCCAGTTATCTTGATCACTGGATTCAAGTTGCCATGACACCTGGGATTAAAGAGTTTGAACTATCATTGTTTGAAATTGGTGACATCAAGTACAGTTTTCCATGTTCTCTTTTATCTACTGAGAGGGGAAGCTCCATTCAGTCTTTGATGCTTTCTGGGTGTTCTATTCACTCCACGGCACAAGTTGGTTGCATGAGTAGCCTGACAAATTTGAATTTGTATGAGGTCGACATCAGTGGCGAGGAACTATTATGTTTTCTGTCCAATTCTTGTGCTTTGGAGAAAATTTCCCTTTCAAACTGCAATAATATAATTTGCTTGGAGATACCTAGTCAGCTTCAAAAGCTTAATATCCTGAGCGTGTTGGACTGCCAAATGCTGGAGATGATTGACAGCAATGCCCCAAATCTCTCAACTTTCTCCTGTACAGGACACCAAATACATATCTCACTTGGACATGCATTGCAAGTGAAGGAAATAAGATTTGACTGTCACTATTCATCCAATGCACTTTATTACGCTATTACCAATCTTCCATTCATTGTGCCAAATCTCCAAACTCTATTTCTGTCAACTATTGATGAG ACTATCAATACACCAATGACGTTAGGCAAATTCCTCCAGCTGAAGTTCCTGGAGATTACATTGTCTGCTTCAAATTTTTCTCCAGACTTCGACTTTAGCTCCCTggtatcttttcttgatgcatcTCCTGCCTTGGAGACGTTCATCTTACGT ATTTCGATGCCAACCATTAGGCACGATTCAATTCTCGAAGATCCTGATGGTGATTCCTCACTACTACAATGCCTCTCAGATTGCTACCACGACAACCTCAAGAATGTGATGATAACAGGGTTTTGCTCCGCAAAGAGCATGGTCCAGCTCACTATCCACATTATGCAGAAAGCAAGGTCGCTAGACTGTCTTACGTTAGACACTACCCGTGGCCATGACAGGAGGTTTGCCAACATTGATAGGTGCTGGCCACTCACTGAGGAGGCACTTGTAGAGGCTGGAAAGGCTCGTGTTGCCATTGAAAGATACATTGAGGCAGGAGTGCCCCCATCTGTGAACCTGAAGATTATCGAGCCGTGCAGCAAGTGCACATACAGATAA